The Brienomyrus brachyistius isolate T26 unplaced genomic scaffold, BBRACH_0.4 scaffold50, whole genome shotgun sequence DNA window AACGAAATCTGTTTATGTACGTCGACATGAACTGACTATTTTGGCAGCCGGTATCACTCGGTGCGAACCAAAAAATATACCAATAAATTTGAGGGAGTAATAGAAGGATAAAATCCTTTTGATGTTACACATCCTCAGTATGGCATTTTCAGGGGATTTGGCAGACAAATCAAAAGAATCAAATCTCAAAGATGCTGACATTTTTGCCACTAGGTGGCGTTTTAAAGAACTGAAATGCTGTGTGTGatataaagtatcaatttatcaCGTTACAGACAAAGTGctattaaatgttttaaataactTGCATTTCACTGTTACAGGTCTTTGCTCTTTTAACTTCATTCTGTTACAAGATACATTTGAGTAATGTATACAATCTGATATTCCAATGTAAACATTTTATGCATATTACTAAATGACTTTGTTCTAACATCTAATGTATTGTTACCTCTTTAAATGGTAAACATGACACATGGTATTTGCACAAAATAAATGATCCATACAAGGACACCCGACAATATATGGGTAATATTCAAATTGTATTaacaaataaaaactaaaatttttatGGTATTTTTATTTGTAGATTACTGACACTTCCTGTACAGCACACTAAGTACTGTACcaaaataaacatataaaatcTGTATCCCTGAATATTTCTCTTCTGGTTTTCTCCCTACTTTTAAAGAGAATTTACGTTCAGTCAGCTTTTGAGCAGCTCCATGCATTTCTTCTGATATTAAGCACATTTTTGGCACTTTGATCCTCATCTAAATGTACTAAAATCCAACTGCAAATTGCAACCTCAACACCAACAGGCCTGCTTGTGAAGCCTGCTTAAAGTGGCTAATGGAAAAGCAGGCCTCCAGAGGTGAGGCGCAGGACGGTGGACACCGAGGGCTGTTCGGATGTAGTGACGTCGCACTGCGGTGGGTCCTTGGTGAGGGATGGATCATACATGTGCAGAAGTGCTGGACAGGCCCCATGGGCTGAGGCACCTTCATTTTTCATCACTGTTGGCGTTTTCCGGTGACATGTACTCTTTGTACATCGAATATATGACACCTGAAGGCAAATATATTAGTAAGCATTAGTGGAATATCGTCAGGAATCCTATAGATTCCACTCTGTCTGCTGCCAACTCCTATAAAACTAGCATATTTATGCACCAAGGAATCAGTTTTTCTGACAGCATAACCAACACGGGGAGCCAATGTTGGAGAGATGAGCATGAACGTCCGACAGCGTTTTTTAAACCATAATCTGCACGTTTTGCTGGGACAGAacattcaccatgacagaccatcTGAATTAAAAGTGCAACGAACCACAGTCGGCGTGACATTAAACAAGCAAAGGTGAGTTGCATCAAACACGGCATGGAAGGCAAACGGCTCCCTCAAACCAGTTAGGAAAAGCCACTCACCTATCGTCATGGCAGCCACCACAAAGCCCTGAGCTCCCACTCGCATGTGGATGAGATGTAGGGACAGTTTTCTGTCCCCTCGAGACTTGAGCTTAAACAGCCCGTAGGCGACGATGGCCACAAAGCCAGTCATGCCTGCAGTGCACACAGCATCGAGGGCCACGCTGACAAGCCGTCCAGCTACCACACGCCTGCTTAGCTCCGCCCACTCACCAACAACAAA harbors:
- the LOC125723642 gene encoding uncharacterized protein LOC125723642 isoform X1, which gives rise to MTSPDITHRRHKNGRRSRELPNHTGACLTGILIDRHREVTPALIMSSDKNWSDDDGASSKLVRKAKESPFVPVGMTGFVAIVAYGLFKLKSRGDRKLSLHLIHMRVGAQGFVVAAMTIGEWLFLTGLREPFAFHAVFDATHLCLFNVTPTVVRCTFNSDGLSW